GTCCTCCTGCTGGAGAACGGGTCAAGCTATCGCTTACCTGGCCGATGTGGTATCGTTTGCTATGACTGATCTCGGTTTGTCTCAACTGTTCACCACTTGCTTGGAACGAAACACCCTTTGTACGCGAGCGCTTGAGGACGTTGGTTTCCAGAGGTTCGGCCGCCAACGTTCCTGCAGTTTGGAAAGCAGTGACGATGACACTGAACTCAGGCTCGTTGTTCAGGCGGAGTAACTCTATTGGAACACAGTGTCAGGTAGGGCGACCTCGCCGAGGGCGCCGATCCCAAGACGGCTCGATCGGGGATCAAGCCCGCTGCTCATGAGCGATGCCGAATGTTCATTTGTTGAAGCGTGGGGCCGGGTGCGCATGTGCGGACAGTGTACTCGGCCCTATTATCAAGGATCGCTGTGTAGGAGCTGCTTCAGCTGCGATCAATCAACCACAAAAAGCACATAAAACACAAAACAAGATCAATAATTCACGTTGGCAGTTTTGAGCCTTCTGTGCCTTTGTAGGGCCTTCTCACTTCTTTCGTGAAGTGGTTCATCTCTATTAGAGATATTGGTGTAAACAATTTCGCAGCTAAAGCAGTTCCTACAACAGATTCCCTGTATCTGATTAAGACAGTCCGCCAAACAAACCTAATCTGGCCTAACAATCGTCAGTATATCGCCAAGCGTAGTATAGTCATTACCTCCGAGACGCGCTATCGGATCGAGCTTCTTGGCATCTATTTTCAAACGGTTTCCTGTTTGTTCAGCAACGGTATCGTCCAAGTAGGCAGCGGTCACTTTGCCCAGGATTAATCCTTGAGGAGCGGCTCCGATCGCATGAATAGCAAAGCGCTCACAAAGCAAAGCGATCCGTGATTCCTTCAGTCGAGGCAGTGGCCAGCCTTCAACGGATTCTGTTTCAAGCTTGAGATGTTCGATCTCGGATTCTCCTTGTCCCAGACTCGCTGCCGATGCGGTTACGGCTTCGGCCATTTCTCGATGAGGTATGTGGATAACAAAGTGGTTTCTATTCTCAATGTTGTTCCAGGTATCTTTCTGGCTGCCATCGTCTTTGCGTCCCACCGATATGGATACGATCGGTGGACTGCTGGAAACACCATTGAAGTAAGAAAACGGTGCGAGATTGTAGCTTCCGTTTTCATGCTCACTTAGGACCCAGGCTACGGGCCTGGGAACGATGCTTTGAATCAGCGTGTAGTAAACTTCGTTAGGTGATAGGTTTTCAAAAGATAGAATCATAATATTAATTACGCTGTTAGAAGATCGTATGATCGTCAAACAGTGAACTCAGTGTGAAAACTCGGGTTGAATTAATCTTTTTTCGGTGCTCCAGATTTACAACTTGTAAGGGGTATTTGCGTGCTGTTTAGAAGAAAAGGAAGAGTATCACGGGGAGGATGACCGGAGCATCAATCAAGAACTTCAGCTTATCTGTTCCATTCAATTTCGCTTGTAGATAAAGCATCCAAAGGCAAACAGCTGAAAGCAGTAAGGCCCAATTGAAAATTCCAACGCTTGTAATTACCCAAAGTATAGACGCAGACACTTGTCCGACTAGAAGGAGCTTCAAAATTACGTCGTGGTGAATTCTGAGTTGGCTGAGTTTCTTTTCCTTTTGCTCCTTATCGATGGAGTGGTCCCAGTGGCTAATTAAGAGCACGTTTGAGAAGCAGAGTATGGCGAATAGAATTTGATCAATATATACTTGGCTGTCTGGATCTGACAGCAGGAGTAATGGAAAATAGGATACGCCTATTGAGAATAAAGTGCCGGTTATGATTTCTTTGAGCGAACCGAGAAAAGGGATTCCTCGCGATAACCGTATAAGCAGGAAGTACAGGTTGATGAGTATAACCAGCCAGATGCCTCCCCAGAATTCTGTGTGGGAGAGGTTTGTAATAGAGAATATAAGGATACTTATAAACAGGGTTCCCCAGATTACTACGATGGCCTTCCAATTGTTTCTGATAAATTGATGCCTGCGCGTGATGGGCTTTTCTTTATCCAGTGACAAGGTGTCAAACAGTCGGTCTGCCATGTAGGCCAACCAAATTGCGCTACCGAGGATCACGGCGTACTTCCAGTGCCAGGTTCTTCCCCACTGAAGAAAGAAGATCTTTTGCCAGACCACGCCAACCAAGACAGCATCCAGGGACAGAAAATGAAGCCATCTAAATATAATCCCTACCGCTTCAAACGCCTTCAAAAGT
This genomic stretch from Opitutia bacterium ISCC 52 harbors:
- a CDS encoding flavin reductase family protein, which codes for MILSFENLSPNEVYYTLIQSIVPRPVAWVLSEHENGSYNLAPFSYFNGVSSSPPIVSISVGRKDDGSQKDTWNNIENRNHFVIHIPHREMAEAVTASAASLGQGESEIEHLKLETESVEGWPLPRLKESRIALLCERFAIHAIGAAPQGLILGKVTAAYLDDTVAEQTGNRLKIDAKKLDPIARLGGNDYTTLGDILTIVRPD